The window CCCGTCAAAGCATTTCCTCCTCTGTCGATTGATTTTAAGCCGGAAATATCCATGAATCCATAGCCTGCTTTTCTGTCGAATTCAGAATGTTCCGTGATGGGAATAAAACCATCCTGAACTCTGCTTCCGCCAAAATCAAATTTAAAATTGGTTTGCTGGGTAAACATCGATGAACAAATAAAAATGGTTATAATTCTTATCCAACTTTTCATAATCACTCCATTAAAAATATTGACTCCACCATTAATCCAAAAATCCTATTCGCTTGTATGCTCAGAAACCGTCCCAATCTAAATTGAGAATGCAATAATTGGGAGCATAAGCATACCACGCCGAATATTTTAGACAAAAAACTCATTTTGCAGCAATGTCGGAATCATCTTTCTTGTCATAAGACTGGTCTAGCGAGGCAACCTGAGTAACATTTACTTTAATTTTTTTTAAATTTTTAATAGCCCCCAAATTCTCCTCTTTTGGTTTTAAAGCCTTTATTTTCAGGTTATCCAACGTGAAATCTATCAGATCATACAAGTCTGATTTTTCAACATCGAATGCCGTTTCACAACTGATATCAATATTTTTAATCAGAATATCATTCGCTAAAGATTTTTTAGGCTTTTCCTCTCCTTTCAAATCGAAAAACTGGCTCCAACCTTTCACATACAAGAAAGTTTTGACATTGCCCGTGATATTTTCAACGGTAATATATTCGTAATGCTGAGGAGTATCCGGTCTCATTTTAAGGTGGAGCAGTCTGGAAGCATCTTTCACCTTTGAGTTGCGCAGAATTACGTTATAATTGTGGATTGATTCGCTGCCGCAAGTAAGAACACTGTGACAAAACCCAAAGTTGTTATCTTCGATGATGATATTTCTGTTTTCACCATTTTCAGGAGTTTTATCTGCTTTCGGACCTTTTCCACCTTTTAATGCAATGGCGTCGTCGTTCACCGACATATAGCAATTTTTAATCAGGAAATTCGTGCAGGCATCAATATCAACGGCATCTGTACTTGGTGCTTTTACCGGTTCTTTTGGTGCAAGAATTGTCAGGTTTAACAATTTTACAAATTCACTTTTATAATAATGTGTACTCCAGAAAGGAGAGTTTTTTACGGTAATCCCTTCAACCTGAACATTTTTAGAATTTGAAACATAGATGATTCTGGGTCTCATTTCGTCCATATTGGTACACTTAGGATTCCACTGACGTCTTTTCCAGAATGCTTTCCAAAAGCGCAATCCGTTTCCGTCAAGTGTTCCTTTTCCCGAAATAGTAAAACCATTTAACCCATCTGCATTGATTATTGCAGGAAAATATTTTATAGTCTGCCCTTCCATTCTTGTTTCCACAACCGGAAAATCACTGATATCATCGCTTCCTTTTAATTTCGCACCGTTCTCCAAATGTAAATGTGTTCCTTGTTTGAAAAATACCGAACTGATCAGGAATGTTCCTTTGGGTACAATAATTACCCCACCGCCATTTTTAGCTGCAAGATCAATGACCTGCTGAACCTGTTTTGTCTGAAGAATCGTACTGTCGTTTTTCACTCCATTATCGGTAAGAATATATTTTTTACCTAATTTACTGATGTCTGTAGGTTTGTTTTCTTTAAACCATCTTTGAATTATGGTGCCGTCGGGAAATTTATCCTGGCTTTTTATGCCTGATGAAAACAATAAAAGCATCAGCAGGGATAATAAAAAGCTTGATGTATTTTGAGATTTCATAATTTATTTTTTATTGTAGAATCTGATTTTTCATTAATAAAATTCAGTATTCAAAAGAATGGCAAAATAAAGGAATATCATTTAAATAAAATTTATTCGGTTTGTTTTTACAAAAAAATCAACAAATAATCTTCAACTCTATAACGAAATTATTCTTTCATTTCATTTTCATAAAAGTATACATTTTAGAATTTGACGGTATCCTGCTCTTTCATGTTGATTAATTTGCGATGATTTATCCTTGGTTAACATCTACCAAAATATAAATTAATCATTAATTTGCGCAATCGATTGCTCAATATTGGATAATTAAAGCCTTTTTTAGTTAAAGTTAATTACTCAATTTATTTAATTTAATTGGAATTAAAGCATTTAAAAAATAATTAATTAAAGTTAAAATACTGAATAACAATAATTTAATATTCAATAATATTAAAAATTAACATATTTATAAAAATCTTCGGTATAATACATAAAATTATTACATTTAAAGCATTACAATTATTAATAATTAATGAAGTTTATAGGTTATGATGTAGGAAGCTCATCGATAAAGGCTTCCATCGTAGATGATCAGGGAAAATTAGTTGCCCATGCCAAATACCCGGAACATGAAATGTCAATAGATTCCCCAAAAGCAGGCTGGGCAGAACAAAACCCCGATGAATGGTGGCAAAATCTCCGGATTCTCACACAAAAAATAATTGCAGAGAGCAAAATCCACAAAAATGAGATTAAAGGAATTGGTATCTCCTATCAAATGCATGGATTAGTATTGATTGGAAAAGACAAACAAGTACTTTGTCCTTCAATTATATGGTGTGACAGCCGGGCTGTTGAAATTGGCGACCGGATTTTTAGTGAGATCGGAGAAAAAGAATGCATGAAAGAACTGCTTAATTCTCCGGGAAATTTCACCGCTTCCAAACTGAAATGGGTACAGGAAAATACCCCCGAGATCTATGACAAGATCTGGAAATTTATGCTTCCGGGAGATTTCATTGCATTTAAGCTTAGTGGCGAAGCAACAACTTCTGTTACAGGGCTTTCAGAAGGTATACTTTGGGATTTTGAAAAGCATAGAGTTTCAAAAACAATGTTGGAACACCTGGGAATTGAGGAATCCTTTGTCTCTAATATTGTGGAAAATTTCACTGAACAATGCTATGTTTCAAAACAGGGAGCAGAAGAAAGTGGTCTTCCCGAGGGAATTCCTGTTTATTACCGAGCCGGAGACCAACCCAATAACGCACTTTCCCTCAATGTAATGAATCTCGGAGAGATTGCCGCAACAGGCGGAACTTCCGGAGTTGTTTATGGTGTGACTGACAATATTAAATCAAAGGAATCTGTAAGAATTAACAATTTTGCCCACATTAACCACACAAAGGAACAGCCGAGAATCGGGAAAATGCTTTGCCTCAATGGTGCGGGAATTCAGTACAGCTGGCTTCGACATCAGGTGGATCAAAAAAGACACAGCTATCATGAAATTAATGATTTAGCTTCAAAAATACCGATCGGTTCCGATGGAGTTATTGTCCTGCCCTTCGGAAACGGAGCAGAGAGAGTACTGCATAATAAAGATATTGGCTCGTCTGTTTTTAACCTGAATTTTAACCGTCATAAAAGCGAGCATCTTTTCCGGGCGGGATTAGAAGGTATTGCCTTTTCTTTTGTTTACGGAACGGATATTTTAATGTCCGACGGGCTTCAGAAAGGTATTATAAAAGCAGGCGGTGACAATTTATTCCGCTCTTCTTTATTCACGCAGACCATCACTACTATTTTGGATACTGAAATAAGAATTATAGATTCCACAGGTTCTACGGGTGCAGCAAGAGCCGCAGCCATGGGATCCGGAGCATTCAAATCGCAAAATGAGATCCTGACTGACAAAGACATTTTAAAAAGCTATTATCCTGATAATAAGAACTATAACCAGTACAAGGATAGTTACGAAAAATGGAAATTAAAACTATTGCAAAATCTAAATCATTAAGAAATTTTCAAACACATTTATGCAATCGATTGCATAAATGTTATCATCTAACTAAAACTAAAATATATGGCAATTACAATGGGCAACAAAGAGTATTTCAAAGGAATTGGAAAAATTCAATTTGAAGGAAAAGAATCTGACAATCCTCTGGCTTTCAAATTTTATAACGAAAATAAAGTGATTCGAGGGAAAACGATGAAAGAATATTTCAAATTTGCAACAGCTTACTGGCATACATTCTGTGCAACGGGTGGAGATCCTTTTGGAGTGGGAACACAGCATTTTGAATGGTTAAACGCAACAGATGTTAAGCAAAGAGCAACAGAAAAAATGGATGCGGCTTTCGAATTTTTCACAAAACTAGGTGTGCCTTACTACTGTTTCCACGATTATGATTTAATTGATGAGGCGGATAATTTTAAAGAATCAACCAAAAGAATAGAATTTATAACCGATTATGCCAAAGAAAAACAGGCAGCTTCCGAAGTAAAATTACTTTGGGGAACTTCAAACTGTTTCTCCAATCCCCGATTTATGAATGGCGCAGCTACAAATCCATCCTTTGACGTATTGGCTTATGCCGGAGGACAGATTAAAAATGCCTTAGATGCAACGATTAAGCTAGGCGGAGAAAATTATGTTTTCTGGGGTGGCCGTGAAGGATACATGTCTTTACTGAACACCAACATGAAACGTGAACTTGAACATATGGCAAAGTT of the Chryseobacterium viscerum genome contains:
- a CDS encoding glycoside hydrolase family 28 protein, with the translated sequence MKSQNTSSFLLSLLMLLLFSSGIKSQDKFPDGTIIQRWFKENKPTDISKLGKKYILTDNGVKNDSTILQTKQVQQVIDLAAKNGGGVIIVPKGTFLISSVFFKQGTHLHLENGAKLKGSDDISDFPVVETRMEGQTIKYFPAIINADGLNGFTISGKGTLDGNGLRFWKAFWKRRQWNPKCTNMDEMRPRIIYVSNSKNVQVEGITVKNSPFWSTHYYKSEFVKLLNLTILAPKEPVKAPSTDAVDIDACTNFLIKNCYMSVNDDAIALKGGKGPKADKTPENGENRNIIIEDNNFGFCHSVLTCGSESIHNYNVILRNSKVKDASRLLHLKMRPDTPQHYEYITVENITGNVKTFLYVKGWSQFFDLKGEEKPKKSLANDILIKNIDISCETAFDVEKSDLYDLIDFTLDNLKIKALKPKEENLGAIKNLKKIKVNVTQVASLDQSYDKKDDSDIAAK
- a CDS encoding xylulokinase, giving the protein MKFIGYDVGSSSIKASIVDDQGKLVAHAKYPEHEMSIDSPKAGWAEQNPDEWWQNLRILTQKIIAESKIHKNEIKGIGISYQMHGLVLIGKDKQVLCPSIIWCDSRAVEIGDRIFSEIGEKECMKELLNSPGNFTASKLKWVQENTPEIYDKIWKFMLPGDFIAFKLSGEATTSVTGLSEGILWDFEKHRVSKTMLEHLGIEESFVSNIVENFTEQCYVSKQGAEESGLPEGIPVYYRAGDQPNNALSLNVMNLGEIAATGGTSGVVYGVTDNIKSKESVRINNFAHINHTKEQPRIGKMLCLNGAGIQYSWLRHQVDQKRHSYHEINDLASKIPIGSDGVIVLPFGNGAERVLHNKDIGSSVFNLNFNRHKSEHLFRAGLEGIAFSFVYGTDILMSDGLQKGIIKAGGDNLFRSSLFTQTITTILDTEIRIIDSTGSTGAARAAAMGSGAFKSQNEILTDKDILKSYYPDNKNYNQYKDSYEKWKLKLLQNLNH